From the genome of Anopheles moucheti chromosome 3, idAnoMoucSN_F20_07, whole genome shotgun sequence, one region includes:
- the LOC128304354 gene encoding protein escargot, with protein MPTSIMQKNYSNCPLKKRPVFMCKEEALKNESDGEMEPENLSTKPQDLSMKSMKKKARSESPEMVVIKAEDTLPTPPPSSSPAPSDTKSPLSIPTPTYGTLPAMYYGGSRSPASFPPVYPGFPYALPYPADFYSAYHHQQSHQAPQHPAGLPHQLHHHHHHLHHPLHSQISPPRSEPLSPYSAGQHDTSGSPSASPTHLFRPDRHSLSPPPSMVVPAYPPELRLNQNNNIIKSESAFVRAQHRYMPYPLHHPAHHHHLMMGSVADHPSLSPASSHTSFNSYLSSRGRSLSPISSSAPASPGADSEENNNSLSVTNGNSTSLSSSSGCSSILTEKSTSSANIQKKEGEKGASQAGGAPRYQCPDCGKSYSTYSGLSKHQQFHCPAAEGNQAQKTFVCKECDKPYKTLGALKMHIRTHTLPCKCTHCDKAFSRPWLLQGHIRTHTGEKPFVCKLCSRAFADRSNLRAHQQTHEDVKRFKCPTCTKSFSRLPLLTKHAETGCPGGSGGSSTAGSPVPSLTRSDSPHSQSASCNIAEDSFIPTVLPHGSNIAVY; from the exons ATGCCCACATCCATCATGCAGAAAAACTACAGCAATTGCCCGCTCAAGAAGCGTCCAGTCTTCATGTGCAAGGAGGAAGCATTGAAAAATG AATCAGATGGTGAGATGGAGCCAGAAAATCTGAGCACCAAACCGCAGGACCTCTCGATGAAGTCCATGAAGAAGAAGGCTCGCTCGGAGTCGCCCGAGATGGTGGTGATCAAGGCGGAGGACACTCTGCCCACACCGCCACCCTCCTCCTCCCCCGCCCCCAGTGATACCAAATCTCCGCTGTCCATCCCAACACCGACCTACGGCACGCTACCCGCGATGTATTACGGTGGATCGCGATCACCTGCCTCCTTCCCACCGGTCTATCCCGGGTTCCCGTACGCGTTGCCATACCCGGCCGACTTCTACAGTGCGTACCATCACCAACAGAGCCACCAGGCGCCACAACATCCGGCAGGGCTACCGCACCAgctacaccaccaccatcaccatctgcACCATCCGCTCCACAGCCAGATCTCGCCACCGCGGTCGGAACCGCTGTCCCCGTACAGTGCCGGCCAGCACGATACCTCCGGCAGTCCGTCCGCCTCCCCGACGCATCTCTTCCGCCCGGACCGTCACTCGCTTTCGCCCCCACCGTCGATGGTGGTTCCGGCCTACCCGCCCGAACTGCGCCTGAACcagaacaacaacatcatcaagtCGGAGTCGGCCTTCGTACGGGCCCAGCACCGCTACATGCCCTACCCGTTGCACCATCCcgcccatcaccatcacctgATGATGGGGTCCGTGGCTGATCATCCTTCGCTTTCGCCCGCCTCCAGCCATACCTCGTTCAACTCGTACCTCTCGTCGCGGGGCCGCTCGCTGTCCCCGATCTCCTCGTCCGCACCCGCCAGTCCGGGTGCCGATTCCGAGGAGAACAACAACAGCCTCAGCGTGACCAACGGTAACAGCACCTCGCTCTCGTCCTCGTCCGGCTGCTCGTCGATCCTCACGGAAAAGTCCACCTCGAGCGCCAACATCCAGAAGAAGGAGGGCGAAAAGGGTGCGTCCCAGGCGGGCGGTGCACCACGATACCAGTGTCCGGACTGTGGCAAATCGTACTCCACCTACTCGGGTCTGTCGAAGCACCAGCAGTTCCACTGCCCCGCGGCGGAAGGTAACCAGGCGCAGAAGACGTTCGTGTGCAAGGAGTGTGACAAACCGTACAAAACGCTCGGCGCGCTGAAGATGCACATCCGGACGCATACGCTACCGTGCAAGTGTACGCACTGCGATAAGGCGTTCTCGCGGCCGTGGCTGCTGCAGGGCCACATCCGTACGCACACGGGCGAGAAACCGTTCGTGTGCAAGCTGTGCTCGCGTGCGTTTGCCGATCGGTCGAATCTGCGCGCACACCAGCAAACGCACGAGGATGTGAAGCGGTTCAAGTGTCCGACGTGTACGAAATCGTTCTCGCGCCTTCCGCTGCTAACCAAGCACGCCGAAACCGGATGTCCGGGTGGATCGGGCGGTAGCAGTACGGCCGGATCGCCCGTACCCTCGCTTACCCGGTCGGACAGTCCCCACTCCCAGAGTGCCTCCTGTAACATCGCCGAAGACAGCTTCATTCCGACCGTTCTACCACACGGCAGCAACATTGCCGTGTACTAG